Proteins encoded by one window of Salvia splendens isolate huo1 chromosome 5, SspV2, whole genome shotgun sequence:
- the LOC121802946 gene encoding zinc finger protein CONSTANS-LIKE 4-like isoform X1 → MMQNMVPPQQQHHPPIDEITSPQIFESEYFLQNSEVCSSSNWWYNNGEGGNKAAMAVEDDISASIDFSLSPSFTATHDQLLGEAAVAEGSLYPPHLYNPEQQPGDYLQPPCALADPVISQYLSSGHVNPLDRSWLFLSGVLGSDFWHHEMESQGAAAAAFHCSADDLQTLSSSESQHMVNGSPSRTLASEISSLEDPTFKVGKISAEERKRKIHRYLYKRNQRNFSKKIKYACRKTLADSRPRVRGRFAKNDELGEADLARNSGNNQDDDVDEDVNQMFRNSMPDYHHKTAKEEECIDPSELFAHMSEVNSFKCNYPIQSWI, encoded by the exons ATGATGCAAAACATGGTTCCTCCTCAACAACAACACCATCCTCCTATT GATGAAATTACAAGCCCACAGATTTTCGAATCGGAATATTTCCTTCAAAACTCAGAGGTTTGCTCGAGTTCAAATTGGTGGTATAATAATGGTGAAGGAGGCAACAAGGCGGCCATGGCGGTGGAAGACGACATCTCCGCCTCCATCGACTTCAGCCTCTCTCCCTCCTTCACAGCCACTCACGATCAGTTACTAGGCGAGGCCGCGGTGGCGGAGGGATCGCTCTATCCGCCGCATTTGTACAACCCCGAGCAGCAGCCGGGGGACTACCTCCAGCCCCCCTGCGCGCTCGCGGATCCCGTGATCAGCCAGTACCTGTCCTCAGGTCACGTGAACCCCTTGGACAGGTCGTGGCTATTTCTCTCTGGGGTTCTCGGGTCCGATTTCTGGCACCACGAGATGGAATCCCAGGGCGCTGCCGCCGCGGCTTTCCATTGCTCCGCCGACGACCTTCAG ACCCTGAGTAGTAGTGAGAGTCAACATATGGTCAACGGAAGTCCAAGTAGGACTCTGGCATCTGAGATTTCAAGTTTGGAAGATCCAACGTTTAAAGTGGGGAAAATATCGGCTGAGGAAAGGAAGAGGAAGATCCATCGATATCTCTACAAAAGAAATCAAAGGAATTTTAGCAAGAAAATcaag TATGCATGCCGGAAAACGCTGGCAGACAGCCGGCCGAGGGTGAGGGGAAGATTTGCGAAAAATGATGAACTTGGGGAGGCGGACCTTGCAAGAAATTCCGGCAACAACCAAGACGACGACGTAGATGAAGATGTTAACCAGATGTTCCGAAACTCCATGCCTGATTACCACCACAAG ACTGCAAAAGAAGAAGAGTGTATCGACCCATCGGAGTTATTTGCACACATGAGTGAAGTGAATTCATTCAAATGCAACTACCCAATCCAATCTTGGATCTAA
- the LOC121802946 gene encoding zinc finger protein CONSTANS-LIKE 4-like isoform X2, with amino-acid sequence MSDEITSPQIFESEYFLQNSEVCSSSNWWYNNGEGGNKAAMAVEDDISASIDFSLSPSFTATHDQLLGEAAVAEGSLYPPHLYNPEQQPGDYLQPPCALADPVISQYLSSGHVNPLDRSWLFLSGVLGSDFWHHEMESQGAAAAAFHCSADDLQTLSSSESQHMVNGSPSRTLASEISSLEDPTFKVGKISAEERKRKIHRYLYKRNQRNFSKKIKYACRKTLADSRPRVRGRFAKNDELGEADLARNSGNNQDDDVDEDVNQMFRNSMPDYHHKTAKEEECIDPSELFAHMSEVNSFKCNYPIQSWI; translated from the exons ATGAGT GATGAAATTACAAGCCCACAGATTTTCGAATCGGAATATTTCCTTCAAAACTCAGAGGTTTGCTCGAGTTCAAATTGGTGGTATAATAATGGTGAAGGAGGCAACAAGGCGGCCATGGCGGTGGAAGACGACATCTCCGCCTCCATCGACTTCAGCCTCTCTCCCTCCTTCACAGCCACTCACGATCAGTTACTAGGCGAGGCCGCGGTGGCGGAGGGATCGCTCTATCCGCCGCATTTGTACAACCCCGAGCAGCAGCCGGGGGACTACCTCCAGCCCCCCTGCGCGCTCGCGGATCCCGTGATCAGCCAGTACCTGTCCTCAGGTCACGTGAACCCCTTGGACAGGTCGTGGCTATTTCTCTCTGGGGTTCTCGGGTCCGATTTCTGGCACCACGAGATGGAATCCCAGGGCGCTGCCGCCGCGGCTTTCCATTGCTCCGCCGACGACCTTCAG ACCCTGAGTAGTAGTGAGAGTCAACATATGGTCAACGGAAGTCCAAGTAGGACTCTGGCATCTGAGATTTCAAGTTTGGAAGATCCAACGTTTAAAGTGGGGAAAATATCGGCTGAGGAAAGGAAGAGGAAGATCCATCGATATCTCTACAAAAGAAATCAAAGGAATTTTAGCAAGAAAATcaag TATGCATGCCGGAAAACGCTGGCAGACAGCCGGCCGAGGGTGAGGGGAAGATTTGCGAAAAATGATGAACTTGGGGAGGCGGACCTTGCAAGAAATTCCGGCAACAACCAAGACGACGACGTAGATGAAGATGTTAACCAGATGTTCCGAAACTCCATGCCTGATTACCACCACAAG ACTGCAAAAGAAGAAGAGTGTATCGACCCATCGGAGTTATTTGCACACATGAGTGAAGTGAATTCATTCAAATGCAACTACCCAATCCAATCTTGGATCTAA
- the LOC121804744 gene encoding uncharacterized protein LOC121804744 produces the protein MESPSTNLGKDGSEEENAVRCATGCLESSQETLVPKRNLVPSKTLILSKRRSRASATCREVFLQNIHASRNSIPKHIITFDEKYAIRCLQSIRNFAVRAAARNFSSKVDILTDHTSSLAYIRDRSSSNMKIEYPLVGGTEVIVDSTGDWTIGTVSGSQTMINILKSPLLQQFGSLDATFMKTNFLGASEQFYSDFAGSVKATSTISPNLEKEVKVLDHRYASAPLHRRDASISSTSSSSDQSSSSGISFQGMLQCTWKDGLPHHVFTVDDKREVYSADLSKVECSDDKGLDYLYTFHARRNGKKERELESQNIAQMRVSSSVGFSSNTMEVRETQFVLSINIDNRSGGMQTSNQAHKKNKRLTKKMVDVFRPSHSYKQRSSSKVGISGAILEDTPLEPSEDVRANFPDVVERCAEYKYAPNLELAAIVVKDTYHRHVEAEVEAGGWGLKFLKKSGNKKSPDATTPPKHSRNRGECSTSTDILIPAGIHGGPRTRVGGPASIIERWKSGGHCDCGGWDVGCPLTIFNTGLGSTDYSSQECKSFDLFMQGSNQSLPSMKMVNIHKGLYYINFQSTLSTLQSFAIAAALIHSRSSVLRSSV, from the exons ATGGAAAGCCCAAGTACGAACTTGGGGAAAGATGGTAGTGAGGAGGAAAATGCAGTACGGTGTGCTACTGGATGTCTAGAATCCAGTCAAGAAACTCTCGTTCCCAAAAGAAACTTAGTGCCCAGCAAGACCCTGATACTAAGCAAAAGGAGGTCGAGAGCTAGTGCAACTTGCAGGGAGGTGTTCCTTCAGAACATCCACGCCTCACGGAATAGTATTCCTAAGCATATTATCACCTTTGATGAAAAGTATGCTATTCGTTGCCTTCAGTCAATACGTAATTTTGCAGTAAGGGCAGCAGCTAGGAATTTTAGCTCAAAAGTTGATATTTTGACGGATCATACTAGTAGTTTAGCATATATCAGGGATAGAAGTTCAAGTaatatgaaaattgaatatccaTTGGTTGGTGGCACTGAGGTCATCGTGGACTCAACTGGTGACTGGACTATTGGCACCGTCTCCGGTAGCCAGACCATGATCAACATCTTGAAGAGCCCCTTGCTCCAACAATTTGGCTCCTTAGATGCCACGTTTATGAAAACAAATTTTCTTGGCGCGAGTGAGCAATTCTACTCGGATTTTGCGGGCTCTGTAAAAGCAACCAGTACCATATCCCCTAACTTGGAAAAGGAGGTAAAAGTTCTTGATCATAGATATGCATCTGCACCTCTGCACAGAAGGGATGCTTCTATATCGAGCACAAGCTCGAGCTCTGATCAGTCATCATCTTCGGGTATCTCATTCCAAGGAATGCTACAGTGTACATGGAAGGATGGACTCCCTCACCATGTTTTCACTGTGGATGATAAGAGGGAGGTCTATTCTGCTGATTTGTCAAAGGTTGAGTGTTCAGACGACAAAGGTTTGGACTACTTATACACATTCCATGCGCGGAGAAATGGCAAGAAAGAGCGTGAACTTGAGTCACAAAATATTGCTCAGATGCGAGTGTCTTCTTCAGTCGGATTTTCTTCCAATACCATGGAAGTTAGGGAGACCCAGTTTGTTCTATCTATCAACATTGACAACCGCTCAGGGGGGATGCAGACCTCAAATCAAGCCCACAAGAAGAACAAGAGATTGACAAAGAAAATGGTGGATGTTTTCAGGCCAAGTCACTCGTATAAGCAGAGATCCTCTTCTAAAGTAGGCATATCAGGCGCCATTCTTGAAGACACTCCATTGGAACCATCTGAAGATGTTCGTGCTAATTTTCCCGACGTAGTTGAGAGGTGTGCAGAATATAAATACGCACCAAATCTTGAGTTGGCCGCCATTGTTGTGAAAGATACTTACCACCGCCATGTCGAGGCTGAGGTCGAGGCTGGAGGTTGGGGATTGAAGTTTCTTAAAAAATCCGGAAACAAAAAATCTCCAGATGCCACAACACCTCCCAAACACTCCAGAAACAGAGGCGAATGCTCAACTAGCACAGACATTTTGATACCCGCAGGTATTCATGGTGGACCAAGAACGAGAGTGGGTGGCCCTGCGAGTATTATTGAGAGGTGGAAATCTGGTGGCCACTGCGACTGTGGAGGCTGGGATGTTGGCTGCCCACTAACAATTTTTAACACTGGGCTGGGAAGCACAGATTATTCGTCCCAGGAATGCAAGTCATTTGATCTCTTTATGCAG GGTTCAAATCAAAGTCTACCAAGCATGAAAATGGTGAACATTCACAAGGGCTTGTATTATATCAATTTCCAGTCGACTCTGTCAACTTTGCAGTCTTTTGCTATTGCTGCTGCGTTGATTCATTCGCGAAGTTCTGTTCTTCGATCCAGTGTATAG
- the LOC121804745 gene encoding uncharacterized protein LOC121804745 yields the protein MKTPGQSSTLTPKLIIIIDDDEDDDKPKLHHHGKEKEMDEPSVELISDIQGPQQMGSSSSNHVYDYIHGYRVKTEFAPLLRAIFDKYGNITSGADVNSPDFVSTSLERICQIYQRLEQTKFIDLTPAELQGMISELRLLESHKLSVGWILDRVEYIAQTKNSFKDCQPDEARSDALIRRLKKDLEAYEREVCLLQQKILSTKAELLMHKAKYNQTKGGVDMRLK from the coding sequence ATGAAGACTCCGGGCCAATCTTCCACCTTGACACCAAAATTAATCATAATTAtcgatgatgatgaagatgacgacAAGCCAAAGCTGCACCATCATGGCAAAGAGAAGGAAATGGACGAACCTAGTGTGGAACTCATCTCAGATATCCAAGGACCTCAACAGATGGGATCATCATCATCCAATCATGTCTATGATTACATACACGGATACAGGGTGAAGACAGAATTTGCCCCTCTGCTCAGAGCCATCTTCGACAAATATGGCAACATCACTAGTGGTGCAGATGTCAATTCACCGGACTTTGTCTCCACCAGCCTGGAACGAATCTGCCAGATCTACCAAAGGCTAGAGCAGACCAAGTTCATTGATCTTACGCCTGCAGAGCTTCAAGGCATGATCTCTGAACTCCGCCTTTTGGAGAGCCATAAGCTGAGCGTGGGATGGATTCTTGATAGGGTGGAGTATATAGCTCAGACAAAGAACAGTTTCAAAGATTGCCAGCCTGATGAGGCTAGATCTGATGCATTGATCAGGCGATTAAAGAAGGATTTGGAAGCGTACGAAAGAGAAGTTTGTTTGCTGCAGCAGAAAATCTTATCAACCAAAGCAGAATTGTTGATGCACAAGGCCAAATATAATCAAACAAAAGGTGGTGTTGACATGAGGCTAAAGTGA
- the LOC121802893 gene encoding transcription factor MYB8-like: MRKSSVDKNGVKKGAWSEEEDSKLRSYVLRYGHWNWRLLPKFAGLARCGKSCRLRWVNYLKPGLKRGRFTQEEEILIAKLHRQLGNKWSAMAAKIPGRTDNEIKNYCHTHFKKHSKKAPSPSQLSPCKNLESSEDLQTSGKLILESSERLNSPNPMAVTCDSEDCASSSQSAGAEEVEEEVVIGEKCESRIGMNFNDGFLENFWSQPFVVDTSYSYNHTYTPSMEEEASIYPFHIVL, encoded by the exons ATGAGGAAATCGAGCGTTGACAAAAATGGAGTGAAGAAAGGAGCGTGGAGTGAAGAAGAAGACAGCAAGCTAAGATCTTATGTTCTCAGATATGGCCACTGGAACTGGAGATTGCTGCCTAAGTTTGCTG GTCTAGCTAGATGTGGCAAGAGTTGCAGATTGCGATGGGTCAACTACCTTAAACCAGGTCTTAAACGAGGTCGTTTCACCCAGGAAGAAGAAATCCTTATCGCTAAACTTCACCGTCAGCTCGGCAACAA GTGGTCGGCGATGGCGGCAAAGATTCCAGGAAGAACAGACAATGAGATAAAAAACTACTGTCACACACATTTCAAGAAACACAGCAAAAAGGCCCCATCTCCTTCTCAATTAAGTCCATGCAAGAATCTAGAATCTTCGGAGGATCTTCAGACATCTGGTAAGCTGATTCTGGAATCATCGGAGAGGTTGAATTCGCCGAATCCGATGGCTGTGACGTGTGACTCGGAAGACTGTGCTTCGTCTTCACAGTCTGCTGGAGCAGAAGAAGTTGAGGAGGAGGTGGTTATAGGAGAAAAGTGCGAAAGTCGAATCGGAATGAATTTCAATGATGGATTTCTGGAGAATTTTTGGAGTCAGCCATTTGTGGTCGACACTTCTTACAGTTATAATCACACCTACACGCCATCGATGGAGGAAGAAGCTTCAATTTACCCTTTTCACATAGTTCTCTAG
- the LOC121802908 gene encoding 60S ribosomal protein L23 — translation MSKRGRGGSAGNKFRMSLGLPVAATVNCADNTGAKNLYIISVKGIKGRLNRLPSACVGDMVMATVKKGKPDLRKKVMPAVIVRQRKPWRRKDGVFMYFEDNAGVIVNPKGEMKGSAITGPIGKECADLWPRIASAANAIV, via the exons ATGTCGAAGCGGG GGCGTGGAGGATCGGCCGGAAACAAGTTCCGGATGTCGCTGGGTCTGCCGGTGGCGGCGACGGTCAACTGTGCTGACAATACCGGAGCCAAGAATCTCTACATTATTTCCGTCAAAGGTATCAAGGGAAGGCTGAACAGGTTGCCGTCGGCTTGCGTCGGAGATATGGTCATGGCCACTGTGAAGAAAGGGAAGCCTGATTTGAGGAAAAAGGTCATGCCTGCCGTCATCGTGAGGCAGAGGAAGCCTTGGAGGCGAAAGGACGGCGTGTTCATGTATTTTGAAG ATAATGCTGGTGTTATTGTAAACCCAAAGGGAGAAATGAAAG GTTCTGCTATTACTGGTCCAATTGGAAAGGAATGTGCTGATTTGTGGCCAAGGATTGCTAGTGCAGCAAACGCTATTGTTTAA
- the LOC121803042 gene encoding eukaryotic translation initiation factor-like, with the protein MASEVAAAIPEIPVEAEKQPHKLERQWTFWFDNQSKPKQGAAWGSSLRKGYTFDTVEEFWILYNQIFKPSNFSANADFHLFKAGVEPKWEDPECANGGKWTVPSSKKSDLDNMWLETLIALIGEQFDETDEICGVVSSVRQKQDKLSLWTKTAANEAAQMGIGRKWKEVIDITDKISYSFHDDSRRESRAPRSRYQV; encoded by the exons ATGGCCTCTGAGGTGGCGGCTGCTATACCAGAAATCCCGGTCGAGGCGGAGAAGCAGCCGCACAAGCTCGAGAGGCAGTGGACCTTTTGGTTCGACAACCAGTCCAAGCCCAAGCAGGGCGCTGCCTGGGGCTCCTCTCTTCGCAAGGGTTATACCTTCGACACCGTCGAAGAATTCTGGAT TTTATATAACCAGATATTTAAACCCAGCAACTTCTCTGCAAATGCTGATTTTCACTTGTTCAAAGCTGGAGTGGAACCCAAATGGGAAGACCCTGAGTGTGCTAATGGGGGCAAGTGGACAGTGCCTAGCAGCAAAAAGTCTGATCTGGACAACATGTGGCTTGAAACT TTAATCGCTCTTATTGGAGAGCAGTTTGACGAAACTGATGAGATATGTGGAGTGGTTTCCAGTGTGCGCCAAAAGCAAGATAAACTCTCATTATGGACCAAGACGGCAGCCAATGAAGCAGCTCAG ATGGGCATTGGAAGGAAGTGGAAGGAGGTGATTGACATCACTGACAAAATCTCCTACAGCTTTCAT GATGATTCGAGAAGAGAAAGTAGAGCACCAAGAAGTCGGTATCAGGTGTGA
- the LOC121803043 gene encoding protein PROTON GRADIENT REGULATION 5, chloroplastic-like — translation MASTSVSASAFLGSWGSGEDHAMLQAKVAAPPPLRVAVRPQPMMGSGKGGIFAPAVVVTRNIIGKKRFNQLRGKAIALHSQVITEFCKSIGADSKQRQGLIRLAKKNGEWLGFLA, via the exons ATGGCTTCCACCTCAGTTTCTGCTTCTGCTTTTCTTGGGAGCTGGGGCTCAGGTGAAGACCACGCCATGCTGCAGGCCAAGGTGGCCGCGCCTCCTCCTCTCAGGGTGGCGGTACGGCCACAACCGATGATGGGGAGTGGAAAGGGCGGCATCTTCGCTCCCGCTGTTGTTGTCACAAGAAACATCATCGGAAAGAAGAGGTTCAACCAGCTCCGAGGCAAGGCCATTGCCCTTCACTCACAG GTGATAACGGAGTTCTGCAAATCGATAGGAGCGGACAGCAAGCAACGGCAGGGGCTGATTCGGCTGGCCAAGAAGAACGGAGAGTGGCTAGGTTTTCTTGCTTGA